The Gimesia sp. genome segment CGGTGCGAAACAGGCTTTGCTGACGAAGGTTGTGTATCAGTTGTGTAAGGATCATGGTTCGTCCCTGAAAAGTGTAATTAATCGGATATACCTGTTCGAATTTTAAACAAAAACGGAAAAGGAGCATAGTGTGAAGCGGGTTTCCTTCAGTAAGATTAAAGAGTCCAATAATTATTGAAATGTCTTTTTAATCCGGGACCCTTTATGAATTTCCCTGGCAAAACGTTTCTGATCTGCACAGTACTGAGTCTCTCGCTGTTAGCGGATCTTCACACACCTCTCCATGCCGGTTCACCAGAGATCTCCGTACAAATTGAGCGATTGGAAAACACCTGGTTGTATGAAGTCGCGGATGGTGACTATCAGATTCTGGTGGAAGGAGAACCTCTGAAACGCATTACCGGTGCAGAGCTGCCTGCTTTACGCGATCTGGAGATCAAGTTACAGAAACAGAAGCAGAATGATCCTCGGGTAGCGCAACAGCTCAATGCGCTGTTGATTGCCATGGGACGCATTGCGGACGAACCGACTTTGATCTACCTGCATGAACTTTTCGAATCCTATCCCGAGCGACGAAATGATGTGGCTGAGGCGATCAGCTGGTATTCACAGGAGAATCAGCGACGGGACGCCGACTGGCGGATTCTGGTACGGTCGTTGAATATCGTCGAAGGAAAACAGGCCCGGGCTGTGATGCAGGCATTGACCCGTTTTCACAGGCGATCCAACAAAGCACAATGGATTCGGCAGGTGATTCTGGTCGGGCTGCAGCAGAATCCTGAGGGGCAGGCGATTGCAGTGAAACTGCTGGAGCACTGGACTGGACAACATCCCGAACAGTCGGGAGAAGCTGCTTCTTCTCCGCTCGTGGCCTGGCAGAAATGGTTTGCTCTAAAATATCCGGACGAACTTCCCGCAGAACTTCCTGTGGAATCAGAGGACAGCCGCTGGAAATATGCCGGCCTGTTGAAAGAATTGAAGAACGAGTCGACAAAACCGGTCAATCTGCAGCTGGGGGCAGAGGCTTTTGTCAAAGCGACCTGCGTCAAATGTCATCTCTTTGGAAAATCAGGCGAGAAAATTGGACCTGATCTGACTCATGTCAGCAGGCGTTTCCAGCAGAAGGAAATCCTGCAGGCAACCATCTTTCCTTCCCATTTCGTTTCCGAAGAATATCCCACGTTTACCATCATTACCAGTGCCGGTAAGTCTCATACCGGCATGATGGGCGCAGCGGGACCCGATGAGATTATGTTGCTGACCAGCGAAGGCAAACGACAGCTCATTAAAAAGAAGGACGTGGATGAGATCATCCCCGTCAAGAAATCGTCAATGCCGGATGGACTGCTGAATCTACTGACGAAAGCCGAGGCCGTTCAGCTAATTCGCTATCTGTCCCGACTGCCTGAAGGTGCATCAGAAGCATATCGACATACAACGCGATAGGCGTGCTGTTACATGACGGGCGCAAACAGGCGATAGATATTCTGTTTTAAAATTACCAGTCTGCTTCGTTGGTCCCACTCAGCCTCAGTGATTCTGATGGCATCCAGCAGGTCCTGCTCACAGGTTTCTCTCAGTCGCTGGGCAAACTTGCGGTCATAGATTGCCAGTCCGACTTCGAAATTGAGAATCAGGCTGCGGGAATCAAAATTGGCGGTCCCCACGAGGGACCAGCAGCCATCGATCGTGAGCGTTTTCGAGTGCAGGATTCCCTTGTTGTACTCGTAGATTTCCACGCCGGCATCGAGCAGGGAATCGTAATAGGAACGGCCGGCATGTACGGTCGAGGGATTTGCTGACTTGCCTGAAACCAGCAGCCTGACATGAACTCCCCGTCGCGCTGCTGATTCCAGCGCGGTTGTTAAAGATTCTGGCGGGACGAAATAAGACGTCGTCAGTAACAGACTCTCGCGGGCTTCGTTGATAGCGGCAAACATCAGAGTCAGGAAAACATCTGCATTTTTTTCCGGCCCGGAACAGAGCGTCTGTGCTGTGACGTTCCCATCGGTTTCCGGATGAGGAAAATACTGCGAATGAGTCAATGCTTCTCCGGTGGCGAAGAACCAGTCTTCTGCAAACACCTGTTGCAGTTGCAGTGTTTCGGGACCTTCAATTTTGAGATGGGTATCGCGCCAGAAGCCAAGATTCTGATGCAGCCCCAGATATTCATCTCCGATGTTCATACCACCGGTGAATGCTACGTTCCCGTCGACAATCACAATTTTGCGATGGTTACGAAGATTGATCGACCAGCGTTCGCGAATTGAAGCACCGGGCAAGAAGGGCGCGACCTGAATTCCTGCGGCAATCATCGGCTTGAAAAAGTGGTTCCTGAGATTCATTGACCCGAAACCATCATAGAGAAATCGAACTTCAACGCCTGCTTTTGCTTTTTCGATCAGAAGATCGCGCAGCATCGTACCTGATTGATCGGGTTGCCAGATATAGTATTCCAGGTGCAGGGAATGTTGGGCGTTCAGAATCGCCTGTTTGATCAGGCCCAGAGTGCGGTTCGTATCTGTCAACAGTTCGATACTGTTGCCATAAGTGGGCACGGTATGGGCGATGTTCTGTGCAAGCCGCATCAGATTTTGATTCAGGACCAGGTACTCATCGTTGGATAGCAATTGGTTTTGAATTATCTGAGGGAGTTTGGGAGCCAGCGACTGATTGGCCCGCTCTTTGGATCTGGAACGCCGTTGAACGCGGTTGATTCCGAAGAAGAGATAAATGATACCACCCAGACCGGGGAGCAGCAGAATACTGAGAATCCAGGAAACAGTGGAGACGGGGTGTCGTTTCTTCTGCAGCAGGATGTGGGGAATCAGCGCCAGCGTAATCAGGTAACCGGTAAGTGAGATTGTGGCTGTAATCCAGTCCATCGAAGAGTCTCTCGAGCGCCAGGAAGCATAATACATGCAGGAAGATCAATTTGATTCAGGATTATGCAGTAATCCACTGGTTTCTCCTACCTTGTTTTTCTGTATGGCTTGAAAATTATGAGAATTTCGGGAACTCGGCGGGAATTCCGTTCGTCAAACCAACGCGAAATATTATGATTCCCGTCTGAAGCACTTCAAAATTAAACACATCTTGATACAGGTCCTGCAATGTTAAAGTTATCCATAAAAAAACACCTTCTCTGGTCATGCATGCTGGTTAGCCTGACCTCGCTGGGAGTTTATCTCTTTGCGGCAGAAAAAAGTTCGCCCGAAGCCCGTTCGCTGGCAGATTCCTATCAGAAACAGGGAAACTACCGGGATGCCTGGGAGCTGTACCAGAAGCTGGCAACCCGACAGGACAGTTCAGCAACAGAAGTGGTGCATGATCTGCAGGCAGGCATCCAGTGTCTGCAGCGATTGAATCGCGTCAGTGAAATCGATGCGTTTCGAGATGCGATTCTCAAAGTACACAGCGACGAACCGCTGGTTCTCTCCAGTCTTGCAGAAACACTGATTCAGGGACCTTATTTTGGATATATCATCGATGGTGAGTTCATCCGCGGTCACCAGCGGGGCGGCAATCGATATGTGAATACACGGGAACAGGACCGACTCCGGGCCTTGCAGTTAATGAGTCAGGCGGTGGAGGAATTGAATTCATCCAATGATCCAGCGCTCGCAGCCCAGATTTATGCCGACTATGCCAGATACCTGATGTCAGGCCGTCAGGGGCGCGCTGCCTGGAAGCTTCAGATTTTGACTGATCTAGAGGCAACCCCAGACTACCAGAGCGTCGGGGCCGAACCTGGCAACTGGTTTCGTGGTGAACCCAGCGGAGGGCCGGAAGGGGCGCCCGTGGATGCGAATGGCAAGCCCGTTTACTATCGAGTGCCCGAGTCCTGGGAGGGAGCGGCTAATGATGGAGAACGCTGGCGCTGGATGCTGGCGGAATCAGTCAAACAGGAGCCCGGGCGGGAAGGGCGTGTGCTTCTGGGAGTCGCGAATTTTACCCGCAGTCAGTTTGGTGTTCAGACCCTGCAGCAATACTTCCCCCTGCTGTACCGGCCTCGCGCAAGGGACGATGCCAAAGAAGAAGAGCAGGTTAATCCGTATTCTCTGGAGAGTCTGAAAGAATCCGAAACCCTCGCACGTCTGGCAACGGGGATTCAGCGCTTCGAGTTGCCAGCCGATCAGAATTATATTCTGCTGTATCAGAAGGTGATCTCACTGGGTAAAAGCAACCAGGCGGAAAACGCACTGGCTCAATTGACGAGTGTCTTCGAAAACCGGAGACAGTATCCAGAAGCTGCTAAATACCTGCAGCAGAATATTCAAGAGTATGGTGATCCCGGGCAGAATAAACAGAAGCACCTGAAGCAGATTGTTGGCAACTGGGGAGAATTCGCACCCACCCAGACACAGGCGGCAGGTCAGGGGGCTAAGGTCGATTATCGTTTCCGGAACGGTACGCAGGTCCATTTTGAGGCGTATGAGATTAACGTTGCTGCATTGTTGAAAGATGTCAAAGACTATCTCAAGTCACATCCGGACCGCCTGGACTGGAATAAAATCAATATTTCTAACCTGGGATATCGTCTGGTTCAGGAACAGCAGAAAAAATATCAGGGAGCACTGGTTTCTCGCTGGGATATGAAACTGGAACCGCTGGCAGGACACCGGGACCGTCGTGTGACTGTCGCCACACCGCTGCAGAATGCCGGAGCATATCTGCTGATCGCGAAAATGGAAGACGGAAATACCAGTCGGATTGTTGTCTGGCTGGACGATACCGTCATCGTGCACAAGCGGATGGCTGACCGAACCTTCTATTATGTGGCTGATGCCCGCAGTGGCCAACCGGTGCCGAATGCGAATCTGGAGTTTTTTGGATATCAGAACAAATACGTCGCCCGTAATCAGCGACAGACTCTGACAGCCAGTTTTGCAGAGCAGACCGATGAAAACGGTCAGGCATTTCCTGAAGAGAATCTGCTGAAACGCGAGTTTCAATGGATTGCCATCGCTCGTACAAAGTCAGGTCGATTTGCTTACCAGGGGTTCGATCGCTTCTGGTACCAGCGGTCCCCCCAGGAAGAGTATCAGGTCAACAAGATTTATGGGATCACCGATCGTCCCGTCTACCGTCCCGGCCAGAAGGTTGATTATAAATTCTGGGTCCGGAACGTGGGTTATGATCTTTCAAAATCTGAAGAAGCCCTGTTTGATCAACGTGAGGTTACTTTAAAGCTGATCGGGCGAGATCAGAAACAGATCTTTGAAAAAACGCTGACGACCGACGAATACGGCGGTGCAAACGGGGAGTGGGAGATTCCCCAAGATGCTGCTCTGGGTTTCTACAGTTTTGTGGTCGAAGTTAAATATGATTTTCCACCGGGGAAAAACCGAAATCGCAGATTTGCTTCATCGTTCTCGTTCCGCGTTGAGGAATATAAGAAGCCGGAATATGAAGTCTCGGTCGAGGCACCTGATGAACCCGTGGCACTGGGAGATACTATTAAAGCCAAAATTAAGGCAAAGTACTATTTTGGCAGTCCAGTGATCAACGCGGAAGTCAAATACAAAGTAACGCGAACCTCTTATGAGCAGCACTGGTATCCCTATGATCCCTGGGACTGGTTGTACGGATCCGGTTATTGGTGGTTTACCGGTGATCATCCCTGGTATCCCGGATGGGGCCGCTGGGGATGTATTGCCCCCGGTCCGTGGTGGATCCATCGTCGCTCTGCACCACCAGAAGTTGTCATGTCGAATACGGTTCCAATTGGCAGCAATGGTGAGGTTGAAATCGCGATCGATACAGCGCTAGCGAAAGCGATTCACGGCGATGAAGACCATCGATATGAAATTACCGCTGAAGTCGTTGACGAGTCTCGGCGTACAATCGTGGGAAAAGGATCGGTACTGGTAGCCCGTGAACCCTTCAAAGTGTTTGCCTGGATGAATCGGGGTTATTACCGGGTTGGCGATTCGATGACGGCCAGCTTCAAGGCACAGACACTCGATCAGAAACCGGTCCAGGGAACCGGGAAGATCGTGTTATACCGCATTACCTACAATCAACAGGGGGAGCCACAGGAAACGGCGGTCCAGGAATGGGATGTAAATTCCCAGGAGGACGGCACAATCACTCAAAAACTGTCCGCGACTCAGGCCGGACAATATCGAGTTGCCTGTGTTGTGACTGACAGGCAGGGCAAACAGATAGAAGGGGGTTCCCTGTTCACGATCCGAGGTGAAGGATTTGACGGCAAGGAGTATCGCTTCAATGACCTGGAAATAATTGTCGAAAAGAAAAATTACCAGCCGGGGGAAAAAGTTCGTCTGTTGATCAATACGAATCAGCCGGGTAGCACCGTTCTTTTGTTCTTGCGTCCTGTGAATGGAATCTATCAGAAACCTCAGGTGCTCAAACTTGCTGGAAAAAGCACCACTTATGAGCTGGACCTGACGCGCAAGGATCTGCCAAACCTGTTTGTGGAAGCTGTGACAATTCACCAGGGGCAGGTATTTACCGAAGCACGTGAAATTGCTGTTCCACCAGAAAAACGGGTGGTCAATCTGGAAGTCGAATCTTCTGAAACCGAATATAAGCCCGGTCAGGACGCGACCGTGAAGCTGAAAGTGACCGATGCAGAAGGAAATCCGGTTGAAGGTTCCCTGGTGGTCAGTGTCTACGACAAGAGTGTGGAGTACATCAGCGGCGGTTCGAATGTGAGTGACATCAAATCGTTCTTCTGGAAATGGAAACGCTCACATCACCCTTTGACCTATAGTAGCCTCAGTCGGAGTTTTCATAACCTGCTCAAGCAAGGTGAAGTCGGCATGCAGGTGCTGGGGACTTTTGGAAATCTGATGCCTGCGAATGCTGATAAATCGGATCAATTCGGGGTCATGGAAGGCCCGGGGCCGGGTGTCTTACCAGCTATGAAGTCTGGCAGAGCAACTCCCATGGCGGGAGTCCCCCTCAGCCTGGCCCCTGCCGAAGAAAAGGCAAGTGAGTTACAGGCAGATGCTTCTGTGGCTTCGGCAGGATCTTCAGCTGTAGTCGAACCAGCCGTTCGTCAGAATTTCGCAGATACCGCCTTCTGGAATGGCGCGATCAATACGGACCAGAATGGTTTAGCTGAGGTCTCCTTTAAGATGCCCGAGAATCTGACCAGCTGGAAGATTCGCAGCTGGTCAATGGGCGCAGGGACCATGGTAGGTGAAGGTCAGCGAGAAGTTGTTACTCGTAAAAATCTGATTATTCGGCTCCAGGCTCCCCGGTTCTTTACAGAGACTGATGAAGTCGTGCTGAGTGCGAACGTGCATAACTATCTGAAGACCTCCAAGGATGTGAAAGTGGTGCTCGAACTGGACGGCGATGCGCTGGAACCGCTGGATGAACTGACTCAGACGGTGACGATTGATGCCAATGGCGAGAAACGGATTGACTGGCGGGTTAAAGCCTCACGGGCCGGTTTTGCTGTGATTCGCATGAAAGCACTGACCGATGAGGAATCCGATGCGATGCAGATGACCTTCCCGGTCAAAGTACACGGAATTTTAAAAACAGAATCCTTTACCGGCAGTATTCGTCCTGGCGATACATCGGCCCAGATCAGTTTTCAGATTCCCGGTCAGCGGACGACTGAACTCAGTCGCCTGGAACTGCGTTATTCTCCCTCACTGGCAGGAGCGATGGTCGATGCACTGCCTTATCTGATTTACAACCCCCATAAAACTACAGACTGTACCCTATATCGTTTTCTGCCAACCGTGATGACCCAGAACATTCTGAAACGAATGGGGCTGGATCTACAGGAGATCGAGCGGAAACGGACCAATCTGAATGCCCAGGAAATTGGCGATGATCAGAAACGGGCTGAACAGTGGAAACGCTATGGTCAGAATCCGATCTTCAATCAGGCTGAGGTGGATTTGATCGTGAAGCAGGGCGTCGCAGATTTGACCAGTATGCAGCTGTCTGACGGCGGCTGGGGCTGGCTCTCTGGCTGGCAGGAACGGTCGTCTCCCTTCTTCACCGCCCGGGTCGTACAGGGGCTGGCCCTGGCGCAGCAGAGCGATGTTGCACTGGTACCCGGCACTTTGGAACGCGGAGTCGAGTGGTTGAAAAACTACCAGCAGCAGGAAGTGCGGAAACTTCTGAATGCACCAGCTAAAACGAAACCCTACAAAGAATATGCATCCAACCTGGATGCCTATGTGTTCCTGGTTCTGGTCAATCAGGGCGTCACCAATGAGCAGATGTATGATTTCCTGTATCGGGATCGCACTAAATTATCGGTCTATGCCTTGGGTATGCTGGGACTGGCGTCTCATCAGCTGGAACGTCAGGATAGGCTGGCGATGCTGATGGATAACATGGACCAGTACCTGGTACGGGATCCTGAAAATCAGACCGCTTATCTTAATCTGCCAGAAAACAACTGGTGGTGGCACTGGTACGGTAATGAAGTGGAAGCAAATGCCTACTATCTGAAGCTGTTGTCGAAAGTAGATCCGCAGAACCCCAAAGCGGTACAGCTGGTCAAGTATCTGCTTAACAACCGCAAGCACGCCACCTACTGGAGTTCTGTGTCGGACACTGCGATCGCAGTCGAAGCTCTGGCTGAGTACTGGACAGCCAGTGGAGAAGATCAACCCGATCTGACTCTCGAAGTCTACCTGGACGGTGAGAAACAGAAAGAAGTGAAAATTACTGCCGCCGATCTGTTTACCTATGACAACAAGTTTGTTCTGGAAGGTGACGCGTTGACTGCGGGGGCCCATCGTCTCGAGATTCGGAAGCAGGGGCGAGGGCCGGTATACTACAATGCATATGTGACGTACTTCACGAAGGAAGACTTCATCACAGCCACGGGGCTGGAAGTCAAAGTGGAGCGCAAGTATTACCAGCTGATTCCCAAAGAGGCAGATATTAAAACGTCCGGCTCGGAAGGTCAGGTCGTCGATCAGCGTGTGGAGAAATACCAGCGTCAGGAAATCACACGTGAGACTGCCCTCAAGAGTGGTGACCTGGTTGAAGTGGAATTGATCTTCGACAGCAAAAATGACTATGAATATCTGGTATTCGAAGATTTCCGCGCCGCTGGTCTGGAACCGGTCGAACTCCGCAGTGGATACTCCTACAACGGACTGAGGAACTATCAGGAATTTCGGGATGACCGCGTGGTCTTTTACATCCGGCAACTGCCCCGCGGAAAACATGGTCTGAATTACCGCTTGCGAGCCGAAATACCCGGGAAGTTCAGTGGCTTACCGACTACGGGTGAGGGCATGTATGCTCCCGAGCTCAAAGCCAATTCCGACGAAATGAAACTGCAAATCATCGATAAATAATCCAGATCAGATCGGCTCCCAGAAGGTACCATTCCATCTGCTGAGCCGATTCTGTTTTGCATCGAATAGATAGAGCGTGCGTTGCGGGAAGATTTGCTGCACGCGGGCAGGGGGATACTGATCGGGAAGATAACGACCGGTCAGGATCTCCTGTTGCTTGAGGTCGGGTGGGTTGATGACATAGTCGATGTGTCGGTCATGCGGATCGTGGGCGATGAGCATCAACGCGGGACGTATGATTTGCGGGTGATGATCCAGCATCTGCTGAAACTGGAAATGTTTGAGGCGTGAGAAGGCAACATTACTCACGATGATTTCCAGCTTGGAGACTCCCCAGAGTGGGGGCAGGACCGTCAGGTTAGTCAGGAAGGCGGCCAGCATCATGGCCAGCCAGAGAACGCTCATCAGGGGGCGGTCGATTTTTTCCCAGATCCGAAACAGCGTCTGCGTGGCGCGGGCAAAAATCAGCGCCCAGAGCGGGCCGGTTTCGAATACGTAATGCCAGTGCATGATGCCATCATACCAGTAGGGGATGTGGACAATGTGCAGTGATATGATGGAGGCGAATACCAGCCACCAGCGGGACCACTGTTTCCATTCGGTCAGTACAAAAACCAGCGCAGCGAGGGAGAGAGGGATAATTCCCAGCGTCCACTGCAGGCTGGCCAGGAATCGGTTCTGTACATTCTGGACAGCCAGAGCCGGCGTCAGGTTTTCGGCCCACTTGTCGTAATTATCCAGGACCTTGGGCCCCAGTTTCTGTTCTCCCCGGATGACATTATTGAATCCATACACGTGCCGAGGGGTGTAGATATCGGTATAGAGCTGATAGGGCATCTTCCAGCCGCTACTGGTGATTGACTGATTATACAGAAACAGACAGATTAACCCGCAAGCCAGGGGCAGCGCCAGTCCCGCCACAGGCAACCAGATTTGCCGAGACGAGCTTTCTGATTCTGTTTTCTTACATCTTTGAAGGTACCAGCGAACCAGTTGAACTGCCTGCCAGATTCCAAACGGCAGGGCAAAACCAGCCGCTGTCATGGGGCGGCAGAGCATCGCGAAACTGAGCCCGACCCCTGCCAGCAATGCGTCTCCCAACGAACTGGTTCGCTGCATGCGCAGGTAAGCCCAGAGAAACAGAGACAGTCCGACCAGCGTCGGATGATGGGCCAGAAGCAGGTTACTGAAGATCGCCATGCCCGGGGAGAACGCGATGATCAGGCTACCCAGTAAGCCGACGCCATTCCCTCCGAGTTCTCGTCCCGCCCAGAAGAAAAAGAACGTGGTAACCGCACCCGCGAGCCAGTACCCCCAATAAGGATGTCCCCAGGCAAGGAACGGGGCCAGCCAGAGTCCCGTACCTGGGAAATAGCGGCTGGCCATGTTCCCTTCGTTGAGGACATGAACCTGGTCGAACAGTTCCGGTGCCTCCGGATGACTGGGAAATGAAGTCCGTCCCGCCAGTAAGGTTTCGGCCTGAAAAAGGTAGCTATATTCATCGTGATACGCCGGGGGAAGGTCGCCGAGAGTGAGTTCTCGTTCGGCATTCACGATATGGTCCGCGGTCCAGCCGCTAATAAAAAGTGAAGTCAAAGCCAGGAGCAGACTGATCGAAATGGCGAACCAGTCCCATTGTTTGTCGCTGCGCTTTTTATCGACCCATGACTGGGAGAGCCGGGGACGCAGGACCCGGGAGAAGAATCCCCAGTGGAGGGGGAGTGGCAGCCACCAGCAGAGAGGGCTAAACAGCAGCAGTATGAAATAAGGAGTCGTGTCGACATTCACGTACAGAAAGAAGCGGGAGAGCCAGGGGAGTTGCAGATTCTCTGATTCAACCCGGTTCCATTCGTAGGGGGCAAGTAAGGAGAATAATGCGACCAGGAAGAACAGATGGATCAGCGGGATCCAGCGGGAGGGGGAGGCAGACGTTGTATCCGCTCCCGAGCCGGGCTGGGAGGAAGGTTGCTGTTTCGAATTCATGAATCGTATTGATTTCTGCGGATTGGAACCTGCTGCGAGTTCAAAGGAAAATCATAGACTTCTATTCCTTAAAGAGAGTATAGCTGTGCCGATTGGAAAAAAGAAAGGCGTGATCTCCGAGTAGACCACGCCTTTTTCAGGGAACAGAGACAGATCTCAGTTTTTCTTTTTAGCGGCCTTCTTTTTCTCGATCTGAGCGAGGATTTCTCCCAGAATCGATTTCTGTGAGGTTGAGAGAACTTCCGCACACTCGGCATCTTTTTTCGCATCGATTTCAGCGAGTTGTTTTTTAAGACTATCGATCTGGGCTTTATAGTCTTTCTGTATTTTATAAATCTTCTCGCGCTGGTCGTCCGTGAGATTCAGCTTTCCATAGTGATTGGGTAAGCGGACTTTCCGTTTGGCAGGAGCCTTTGTGCCTTCCGTTTTTTTAGCGGCGGGCTTTGCAGTCTCGCCCTCCTTTTGCTGAGCCGGAATAGAGTCGGCCGTACAGATGGTGAATGCGATCACTGTGGACAAAAAGGCAATCATTTTCAAAGCATGCTGTTTCAACATGACTTTCCCCCTCGTTAAACAACAGGAAATTGTAAACCGCCCCCATGGGGGCCACGTGTATATTATTGTGTACACGTGAATTTTTGTGTTCAACTGCAATTACCAGGATAATTCGAAAAAACTGACAATCAGTTCAGTTGCTCGCGGATGCGGTAGAGTTCTTCCAGAGCCGCCAAAGGGGTCATTTCATCTACATTCAGATCTCTGATTTCATCCAGTACCGGATGGGGGGCATTTCCAAACAGAGAGAGTTGTTGATGCACCGATTTCTTCTGTTTGCGGGGCGGGATTGTAGTCTGGCCACTGTCATCGAAGTGGTCTTTTTCCAGGGTTGCCAGAATCTGGTTGGCCCGTTGAATGACCTGATCGGGGATCCCTGCCAGTCGGGCGACATGGATGCCGTAGCTCTTGTTGGCCGATCCTTCGATAATTTTATGCAAAAAGACGATTTCACCATCCTGTTCATGAACGGCCACATTCCAGTTACTGGCCTGCTTAAGTGTCTGTGTCAGCTCGGTCAGTTCGTGATAGTGGGTTGCGAACAGAGTTCTCGCTTTGAGTTGGTCGTGTAAAAATTCGGTCATGGACCAGGCCAGGGAAATCCCATCGTAGGTACTCGTCCCCCGCCCGATCTCATCCAGGATGACCAGGCTTCGGTCGCTTGCGGAATTCAAGATGCGCGCGGCTTCTGTCATTTCGACCATGAATGTACTCTGGCCCTTACTCAACTCATCACTAGCACCAACGCGAGCGAATATGCGATCAGCAATCCCGATGCGTGCTTCACTGGCGGGGATGAACGAGCCGATTTGTGACATGAGAGTCAACAGGGCTGCCTGACGGATATAGGTACTCTTACCTGCCATGTTCGGTCCGGTGATAATCTGGACCCGGCCGTAAGGTTCACCCAGCAGGACGTCGTTTGGGACGAATTCGCCCGAAGGCTGCAGGCGATCCAGCACGGGGTGCCGACTCTCGCGAATATCGAGTACCGGGTCAGTGGTCATTTCGGGACGCGTGTAACCGGCGTGTGTTGCCAGGTGCGCGAGACCGAACAGGACGTCGATCTGGGCCAGTACTTCCGCTGTTCGCTGGGTACGAGTGGCTTCTTTCGCAACCTTTTCCCTAAGCGTGTCGAACATGGTCTGTTCGAGTTCAATCGCCCGTTCTTCTGCTTTGAGTACTTTTTCTTCGTACTCCTTGAGTTCAGGAGTGATATAGCGTTCCTGATTTTTCAGTGTCTGTTTGCGGATGTAGTGTTCGGGGACTTTGTCCGCGTGGGCCGCTGAGACTTCCAGGTAATAGCCGAAGACTTTGTTATAGCCGACTTTGAGATGGGGAATGCCGACCCGCTCCGATTCTTCATTCCGATAACTGGCGATCCATTCCTTGCCCCCTTTAGAGAGCGAACGCAGTTCGTCCAACTCATCGCTGAAGCCTGAGCGGATGACACCCCCTTCATTGAGTGTCAGAGGTGGATCTTCGACGATCATGGTTTCAATCTCATTGCGGACTTCTGCACAGAGATCGATTCCCGCTTCGAGGGACTGCAGCAGTTCTGCTTTGCGTCCGGAAAGCTTCGCCTTGAGTTTCGGTAATAATGCCAGGGTTTGTGCCAGGAAGCTGAGGTCCCGGGCACTCGCACGCCCCGTAGCAATTCGGGCAGTCAGACGTTGCAGATCATAAGTTTTCGAGAGTTGTTCCCGTACATCGTTGCAGAGCACCGGATTTTGTGAGATTTCTTCGACAGAATCGTGGCGTTTCTGGATTTCATCCAGACTGGTGAGG includes the following:
- the mutS gene encoding DNA mismatch repair protein MutS; translation: MAKTGKKLTPMMERYLEVKHQNPGTLLLFRMGDFYELFYEDAEIAARILGITLTSRDKNSSNPIPMAGFPHHSLDSYLYKLIHAGYRASICDQVEDPKKAKGMVKREVTRVITPGTLTDDALLDPHENNFLASIYFGKSDIGLAWLELSTGRFLTSNTTAEHLVDELARIHPAECIFAEGNTALQNAISHLDTMLTERPSWTFAEDECEKLLLSHFGTKTLEGFNLEQGTPAITAAGALLEYVQETQRSAIPHINQIEPYERGDRLLIDEATRRSLELTRTIREGKREGSLISVLDETVTSMGARLLNDWIANPLTSLDEIQKRHDSVEEISQNPVLCNDVREQLSKTYDLQRLTARIATGRASARDLSFLAQTLALLPKLKAKLSGRKAELLQSLEAGIDLCAEVRNEIETMIVEDPPLTLNEGGVIRSGFSDELDELRSLSKGGKEWIASYRNEESERVGIPHLKVGYNKVFGYYLEVSAAHADKVPEHYIRKQTLKNQERYITPELKEYEEKVLKAEERAIELEQTMFDTLREKVAKEATRTQRTAEVLAQIDVLFGLAHLATHAGYTRPEMTTDPVLDIRESRHPVLDRLQPSGEFVPNDVLLGEPYGRVQIITGPNMAGKSTYIRQAALLTLMSQIGSFIPASEARIGIADRIFARVGASDELSKGQSTFMVEMTEAARILNSASDRSLVILDEIGRGTSTYDGISLAWSMTEFLHDQLKARTLFATHYHELTELTQTLKQASNWNVAVHEQDGEIVFLHKIIEGSANKSYGIHVARLAGIPDQVIQRANQILATLEKDHFDDSGQTTIPPRKQKKSVHQQLSLFGNAPHPVLDEIRDLNVDEMTPLAALEELYRIREQLN